TCCTGGCCCGCATGCCGATCCGCTACGGCACCACGGTGCTGATCGCCTCGCACGACGAGCTGCCGGACCGGCGCTGGGCCGACCGCAGCTTGCGCCTGCAGGGAGGGGAGATTGCAGAAACGACTCCCTAAGCTGCGCAGCTCGCTGAGAAGCTGCGAGTACGCCTGCCAGTTCGCCGCCCACGATTCTCCGGTGCACCGTCTCGGGGCCGGGTGGAAGCTCCTCCTGGGCATGGTGCTGAGTGCCTTGGCGGCAGGCGGACGCAATCCGGCCACCCTTTCGGTGCTGGTCGCGGTGGCGCTGGCCTATTACCTGGCGGCCCGGCTCACCCTGGCTGACCTGTGGCGCGACGTGCGCCTGTTCGCCTACCAGGCGGCGCTGGTCATCCCGCTTTACTGCCTGATCGACGGCGTGGACAAAGGGCTCTGGCCGGGGGTGCGCATCTCGACCCAGATCGTGCTCTTCTACCTGCCCGGCGCCGTCTTCCTGCGTACCACGCGGACCTCTGAGGCGATGGCGGGGCTGCGCCGGATCGTCCCTTACCGGCTTTCCTTCCTGGTGTTCGTGAGTGTCCGGTTCGTCCCGGTGTTCTTTCGCGAGTTGGAGGACATCGTGGCGCTGCAGCGCATGCGTGGGGCGCGCCTTTCTCCGCGTGAGCAGCTCGATCCCCGCAACTGGCCGGATCTCTTCAACTGCCTGGTGCTGCCGCTCATGGTGCGTGCGCTGAAAACGGCGGACGAGGTGTCCCGGTCCGCAGAGGCGCGCGGCTTCGGCCTCTACCCGCAGCGGACCTACCTCGATGTCTCACGGGTTGCCCCTGGCGCACCCGCGGGGGGAGCGCCGGAGACCGAGGGGCGGCAACGGCCGCTGTCCGCAGAAAACTTCTGAAGGAGTCTCCCTACATGGAACAGGAAAAGGTCTTCATCTGGCGCCGCTTCACCCTGCGCGAGGCGGTGCTGCTCTGCTTTTGCGCCACCCTGATCATTTTGACCCGCGCCGGGCTGCGGCTGCATCTGCACATGCCCGGGCACGTCATGTTCTTCACCAT
This window of the Geomonas agri genome carries:
- a CDS encoding energy-coupling factor transporter transmembrane component T family protein yields the protein MQKRLPKLRSSLRSCEYACQFAAHDSPVHRLGAGWKLLLGMVLSALAAGGRNPATLSVLVAVALAYYLAARLTLADLWRDVRLFAYQAALVIPLYCLIDGVDKGLWPGVRISTQIVLFYLPGAVFLRTTRTSEAMAGLRRIVPYRLSFLVFVSVRFVPVFFRELEDIVALQRMRGARLSPREQLDPRNWPDLFNCLVLPLMVRALKTADEVSRSAEARGFGLYPQRTYLDVSRVAPGAPAGGAPETEGRQRPLSAENF